A single window of Salvia splendens isolate huo1 chromosome 8, SspV2, whole genome shotgun sequence DNA harbors:
- the LOC121743618 gene encoding uncharacterized protein LOC121743618, with translation MKTMMQTNLECFLDCITPVVPSQFLPKSEMRKLNKLWHPWEREKQDYFTLGDLWNSFDEWSACGAGVPVISDDGQKLIQYFVPYLSAIQIFTSTSSANSLREESDSVSETRESCSDSFSDESESEKVSSRWDRCSSEGGMSEHDAFCHPNGRLGSLYFQYFEKSSPYGRVPLVDKISSFAQRYPGLVSLRSVDLSPASWMAVAWYPIYHIPAGRTVKDLQTCFLTYHTLSSSFQDMNLEADGEHVKRRRGRGESLSLAPFGLASYKLQGGVWVSDKMGRDRERLVSLVSVADSWLKQLRVQHHDFDYFRGIRHG, from the exons ATGAAAACCATGATGCAAACAAACCTCGAATGCTTCTTGGATTGCATAACTCCCGTGGTCCCATCTCAATTCTTGCCAAAG AGTGAGATGAGGAAGCTGAATAAGCTATGGCATCCATGGGAAAGAGAAAAACAAGACTACTTTACTTTGGGTGATCTTTGGAATAGCTTCGACGAATGGAGCGCTTGCGGCGCCGGAGTTCCGGTGATCTCCGACGACGGCCAGAAATTGATCCAATATTTCGTCCCTTATCTCTCTGCAATCCAGATTTTCACCAGCACTTCATCTGCAAACTCTTTGAG GGAGGAGAGTGATTCCGTTAGTGAGACGAGGGAATCCTGCAGCGATTCGTTCAGTGATGAGAGCGAGAGCGAGAAGGTGTCGTCTAGGTGGGACAGGTGTTCGTCCGAGGGAGGGATGTCTGAGCACGACGCCTTCTGCCATCCCAATGGGAGATTGGGCAGTCTCTACTTTCAATACTTTGAGAAATCATCTCCTTATGGAAGAGTCCCTCTTGTAGAcaag ATCAGTAGCTTTGCTCAGAGATACCCGGGGCTGGTGTCGTTGAGGAGCGTAGATCTTTCGCCTGCTAGTTGGATGGCGGTTGCCTG GTACCCGATTTATCACATTCCTGCTGGGAGGACTGTGAAGGACTTGCAGACATGCTTCCTCACTTACCACACACTGTCTTCTTCTTTTCAAG ATATGAATCTTGAGGCGGATGGCGAGCACGTGAAGAGGAGGCGAGGGAGAGGCGAGAGCCTCTCCCTCGCCCCATTTGGTCTGGCTTCCTACAAGCTGCAGGGGGGCGTTTGGGTCTCGGACAAGATGGGCCGGGACAGGGAGAGGCTGGTGTCTCTGGTGAGCGTGGCCGACTCGTGGCTGAAGCAGCTGCGCGTCCAGCACCACGACTTCGACTACTTCAGGGGCATCCGGCATGGCTAG
- the LOC121745170 gene encoding mannan endo-1,4-beta-mannosidase 2-like, with amino-acid sequence MVVDGEETLILDLLFKNSILSFFLVLGVSVLMAKSKTFGGNGVLYPIVGFVSCVAFIYLSFGDLWMNIHVDTTKLSFVERNGTQFIVDGRPFYFNGWNSYWMMDHAADAFRRGKVREMLQTGARMGLTVCRTWAFNDGEYNALQITPGRFDERVFRALDYVIAESRRYGIRLMLCLVNNLQAYGGKTQYVKWAWEEGVGLSSSNDSFFYDPSIRRYFKHYVKTVLTRRNTLTGVEYRDDPTIFGWELINEPRCITDKSGDTLQDWIEEMSTFIKEIDRNHLLTVGLEGFYGPKSPKRLTVNPEIWASDVGTDFIRNSKISTVDFASVHIYPDHWTHNPDFEYKLKFVAKWMISHIEDGDKELKKPVMFTEFGLSTENADFSPAQRERFYKVILDIMTKSAVRNKSGAGSLVWQFLVEGMEESNDDFGIIPWKRQSTYQLFTEQSCKLARVQGALSTQINYLRKLCSSL; translated from the exons ATGGTTGTGGATGGGGAGGAAACACTGATTCTTGATTTACTGTTTAAAAATTCGATCTTGAGCTTCTTTCTTGTTTTGGGAGTGTCGGTATTGATGGCTAAGAGCAAGACGTTTGGTGGGAATGGGGTGCTTTACCCCATTGTCGGCTTCGTATCGTGCGTGGCTTTCATATACTTGTCATTTGGGGATTTGTGGATGAATATTCATGTAGATACGACGAAATTGAGCTTTGTGGAGAggaatgggactcagttcataGTCGATGGTAGGCCCTTCTATTTCAATGGGTGGAATTCTTACTGGATGATGGATCATGCTGCTGATGCATTCAGGAGAGGGAAGGTTAGGGAAATGCTGCAGACTGGTGCAAGAATGGGGCTCACTGTGTGCAGGACTTGGGCTTTCAATGATGGGGAATACAATGCTCTCCAAATCACCCCTGGTCGATTCGATGAGAGAGTGTTTAGG GCCTTAGATTATGTTATCGCAGAATCTAGAAGATACGGTATAAGGCTGATGCTGTGCTTGGTAAATAACTTGCAAGCTTATGGTGGAAAGACGCAATATGTCAAGTGGGCGTGGGAAGAAGGCGTTGGTTTGAGTTCTTCTAACGATTCGTTCTTTTATGACCCATCTATCCGACGCTACTTCAAGCATTATGTTAAG ACTGTTCTAACAAGGAGGAACACATTAACCGGAGTCGAGTATAGGGACGATCCAACTATCTTTGGGTGGGAGTTGATCAATGAACCCCGCTGTATAACTGACAAATCCGGTGATACACTTCAG GACTGGATAGAAGAAATGTCGACTTTTATAAAAGAAATCGACCGGAACCATCTGCTTACTGTGGGGCTAGAAGGATTTTATGGACCTAAAAGTCCGAAAAGATTGACTGTCAATCCCGAAATCTGGGCATCTGATGTGGGAACTGATTTCATTCGCAATTCAAAGATCTCGACAGTCGATTTTGCATCGGTTCATATCTACCCTGATCACTG GACACACAACCCCGATTTTGAATACAAGCTGAAGTTCGTCGCCAAGTGGATGATCTCCCACATTGAAGACGGCGACAAGGAGCTGAAAAAGCCTGTGATGTTCACGGAGTTCGGGTTATCCACTGAGAATGCGGACTTCAGCCCTGCTCAGCGGGAGAGGTTCTACAAAGTGATTCTCGACATCATGACCAAGTCCGCAGTGAGGAACAAGTCGGGCGCAGGATCTCTCGTGTGGCAGTTCCTGGTTGAAGGGATGGAGGAGTCCAACGACGACTTTGGGATCATCCCGTGGAAGAGGCAGTCGACATATCAGCTCTTCACCGAGCAGTCGTGCAAGCTCGCACGAGTTCAAGGTGCACTCTCTACACAAATAAATTACTTGAGAAAACTGTGCTCCTCTCTCTAA
- the LOC121746128 gene encoding NDR1/HIN1-like protein 6, with product MCGSCMKCIGCCCCLIFLLILALVLTASYYYALYVPQVPTYEVHSLDVRTFSLLPDLTLDTNIIATIKASNPNSDIGFIYGQNGQVNVVFNETDVLCMGHPPYFRQGHRNVTNIRVDMVGKSRVGPGLQAALQENQKSHRPVPLVVKVMMPIRVVVEGMPLREFKAYVNSSMLVDNLAPNKTMKIISSDVSYYFEL from the coding sequence ATGTGTGGTAGCTGTATGAAATGCatcggctgctgctgctgcctcATCTTCCTCCTCATCCTCGCCCTCGTCCTCACCGCCTCCTACTACTACGCCCTCTACGTCCCCCAAGTCCCCACCTACGAGGTCCACAGTCTCGACGTCCGAACCTTCTCCTTGCTCCCCGACCTCACCCTCGACACCAACATCATCGCCACCATCAAGGCCTCAAACCCTAATTCCGACATAGGCTTCATCTACGGCCAGAATGGGCAAGTCAACGTGGTcttcaacgaaacagacgtgctCTGCATGGGCCACCCCCCGTACTTTCGCCAGGGGCATAGGAACGTGACGAATATCCGGGTGGACATGGTGGGGAAGAGCCGGGTGGGGCCGGGGCTTCAGGCGGCTTTGCAGGAGAACCAGAAGAGCCATAGGCCCGTCCCGTTGGTGGTGAAGGTGATGATGCCAATTAGGGTTGTGGTGGAAGGTATGCCCTTGAGGGAATTTAAGGCTTATGTCAACTCTTCTATGTTGGTTGATAACTTGGCTCCTAACAAGACGATGAAAATCATATCGAGCGATGTGTCGTATTATTTTGAGTTGTGA
- the LOC121745526 gene encoding probable serine/threonine-protein kinase At1g54610 — translation MGCVCGKPSSAVEDSEFSPKQRELNRKASELRLARGVSSRRSESFSLKENLEKGDVKVGLIEKKVCGSRKVRDDYYEKRGGSCDDLGGNFPDFGSLPRAVEGEQVAAGWPSWLVAVAGEAIRGWVPRKADTFEKLDKIGQGTYSSVYKGRDLLTNKYVALKKVRFDNMDPESVKFMAREILILRRLDHPNIIKLEGIIASKTSSSLYLVFEYMEHDLTGIASLPGVKLTEPQVKCYMKQLLSGLDYCHSNGVLHRDIKGSNLLINNHGILKIADFGLASYFDHHNKIPLTSRVVTLWYRPPELLLGATQYGAAVDLWSAGCILGELYAGMPIMPGRTEVEQLHKIFKLCGSPSEDYWRKSKLPHSQVFKPILPYKRRIADTFKDRHEAAVRLMEILLSVDPSDRGTAASALESEFFKTTPVPCDPSSLPKYPPSKEIDAKLREEEARRKGAAGAKGQKGDSDCKRSREFRTVAGHDPKAELARLMPVRHGHVNSNSRSGFLNVQKEEVVSGFAMDQSGRAQVLSERSKDRQQNPRERVISNSGPLVSTRNGVPPAECRDNLASQHVEATNQAGRFSQSFWEAVRRHDKRRPSQIPPGTHQADYGRINPKETVLDGHGQKERKIHFSGPLLTPSNNIEQVLKEHDRRIQEAARRLRYEKTRAGRVRPHETHPSSYVSTRSAG, via the exons ATGGGGTGTGTTTGTGGGAAGCCATCTTCTGCAGTTGAAGATAGTGAGTTTAGTCCTAAACAGAGGGAGTTGAATAGGAAGGCCTCAGAGCTGCGTTTGGCTAGAGGGGTTTCTTCGAGAAGGAGTGAGAGCTTCTCATTGAAGGAAAATTTGGAGAAGGGTGATGTTAAAGTTGGATTGATTGAGAAAAAGGTTTGTGGGTCTAGGAAGGTGAGGGATGATTATTATGAGAAGAGGGGAGGGAGCTGTGATGATCTTGGTGGCAATTTCCCCGACTTCGGGAGCCTTCCGAGGGCGGTGGAAGGCGAGCAGGTCGCTGCTGGATGGCCTTCTTGGCTGGTCGCGGTCGCTGGGGAGGCCATCCGAGGCTGGGTTCCGCGGAAAGCCGATACCTTTGAGAAACTTGATAAG ATTGGTCAAGGGACTTACAGTAGCGTGTACAAGGGTCGGGATCTCCTGACTAACAAGTACGTGGCTCTGAAGAAAGTGCGTTTTGATAATATGGATCCAGAAAGCGTGAAGTTTATGGCGAGGGAGATCCTCATTTTGAGAAGGCTTGATCACCCGAATATCATCAAGCTGGAAGGGATAATAGCATCAAAAACATCTTCGAGTTTATATCTCGTATTTGAGTATATGGAACATGATCTCACCGGAATTGCATCACTACCCGGTGTCAAGCTCACAGAGCCGCAGGTGAAGTGTTACATGAAGCAGCTATTGAGTGGACTAGATTATTGTCACAGTAACGGTGTCCTGCATCGTGATATCAAGGGTTCGAATCTCTTGATTAACAATCATGGCATCTTGAAAATAGCTGATTTCGGGCTGGCGAGTTATTTTGATCATCACAACAAAATCCCTCTCACAAGCCGTGTTGTGACATTGTGGTATCGGCCACCTGAACTTTTGCTAGGAGCAACTCAGTATGGGGCTGCTGTCGACTTATGGAGCGCTGGCTGCATTCTCGGGGAATTGTACGCTGGCATGCCCATCATGCCGGGTAGAACAGAG gttgagcagctGCATAAGATATTCAAGCTTTGTGGTTCGCCTTCCGAGGATTATTGGAGAAAATCGAAGTTACCTCATTCGCAGGTCTTTAAGCCTATTCTGCCCTACAAACGGCGGATTGCTGATACCTTTAAGGATCGTCATGAGGCTGCTGTAAGGCTGATGGAGATCCTACTCTCAGTTGATCCTTCAGATCGAGGGACTGCAGCTAGTGCTCTCGAGAGCGAG TTCTTCAAAACAACTCCCGTTCCGTGTGATCCATCGAGTTTGCCCAAGTATCCTCCCAGCAAAGAGATAGATGCAAAGCtaagagaagaagaagcaagAAG GAAAGGAGCTGCCGGAGCTAAGGGACAGAAGGGGGACAGCGATTGTAAAAGATCTAGAGAGTTCAGAACTGTGGCAGGACATGATCCCAAAGCTGAGTTAGCTAGGTTGATGCCG GTGAGGCACGGCCACGTGAACTCAAATAGCCGTAGCGGATTTTTGAACGTTCAAAAGGAAGAGGTCGTTTCCGGTTTTGCAATGGATCAATCAGGGCGAGCACAAGTTCTATCCGAAAGGAGCAAAGATCGTCAGCAAAATCCCCGGGAGAGAGTGATTTCTAATTCCGGACCTCTTGTTTCCACCAGAAACGGTGTTCCACCAGCAGAGTGCCGAGACAATTTAGCTTCTCAGCATGTCGAGGCTACAAATCAAGCAGGCAGGTTCTCGCAGTCGTTTTGGGAAGCCGTGAGAAGGCACGACAAGAGACGACCCTCGCAGATACCTCCGGGCACTCACCAAGCTGACTACGGAAGAATCAACCCGAAAGAAACCGTCTTG GACGGGCACGGCCAGAAGGAGAGAAAGATCCATTTCTCGGGTCCTCTCCTCACCCCGTCAAACAACATAGAGCAGGTACTCAAAGAGCACGATCGCCGGATCCAAGAAGCTGCTCGACGTTTGAGGTACGAGAAGACGAGAGCTGGTAGAGTTCGGCCTCATGAGACGCATCCGTCGTCGTACGTCTCGACTAGAAGTGCCGGCTAG